Proteins encoded in a region of the Neodiprion virginianus isolate iyNeoVirg1 chromosome 2, iyNeoVirg1.1, whole genome shotgun sequence genome:
- the LOC124298888 gene encoding calcium permeable stress-gated cation channel 1 isoform X1, which yields MDDYNDTWLGWDSPSPDTCIPIPRHNATIITDVYSGIPENLLLNTIGFMILVLIFGLLRKRAWNYGRLALLQKSDNRWTELFYGDNDGREIDVVSVEASVNSQLSHVDRGFLSWIVTAFRITDEELLRRAGPDGLLYVSFERYLIMLTALMTAAALCIALPINFHGNFLSNGTRFGHTTLSNIDPNSDWVWVHSLLILSYLPIGCIIMRRFTKQVRDARPAGELAARTLLITDIPKHQCNVEALTQYFREAFPTLTVEDVTLAHDIKRLTELDLQRDCAEQARLYCENYAKQRPPLKMYPYPCGEVLGCCCHTVDAQDFYALEEFKLTALVDEERKAALARPLGMAFVTLGTPGAARSMKRQLRVSPTIKWSVNYAPAPSDIFWENLSIARPCWYLNAILINLILGAILFFLTTPAVIVSALNKIPITGEISNLSPIVSSFLPTVMLVSVAAVMPALVGKSEALVKHWTRSGLNRAVMRKTLLLLLLMVLILPSLGLTSAQALLSWTVNAGNGTSNRWECVFLPDQGALFVNYVVTAALVGCGLELVRFPELALYTFRLCIARSRAERVAVRRAVLWEFPLGAHYAWLLLVFTMTTVYSVACPLITPFGLLYLCVKHLVDRHNLSFAYGPSVGGGRLAGAAASAAGAAPILAQTTLLALGLVRRGSSPLAAVQLIGLVISILGLVTGASLPTSKSKMQTPRGDLGTAQSFIPPVLRVKPISNSPVETGVQNSTATLSSEIVDDLSNVPVDPNMVVMQESPRLYQDYGREPRV from the exons ATGGATGATTATAATGATAC CTGGCTTGGATGGGATTCTCCATCTCCAGATACCTGCATTCCTATCCCAAGGCACAATGCAACCATTATTACAGACGTGTACTCCGGAATCccagaaaatttattgttgaatACTATTGGTTTCATG ATATTAGTACTGATATTTGGATTACTACGGAAAAGAGCATGGAATTATGGGAGACTGGCTTTATTACAAAAGTCCGATAATAGATGGACAGAGTTATTTTATGGGGATAATGATGGTAGAGAAATCGATGTTGTGAGTGTCGAGGCTTCAGTCAATTCTCAACTATCTCACGTTGACAGGGGATTCCTATCATGGATCGTCACTGCATTTAGAATAAC AGATGAGGAGTTACTGAGACGCGCAGGCCCAGATGGCTTGCTCTACGTTTCATTTGAGCGTTATTTAATAATGTTGACAGCATTGATGACAGCTGCTGCTCTTTGCATTGCTTTACCTATTAATTTTCATGGGAATTTTTTGAGCAATGGGACGAGGTTTGGTCACACGACTTTGTCGAATATTGATCCTAATTCTGACTGGGTCTGGGTCCATAGTCTCCTAATTTTGTCTTATCTTCCAATCGGATGCATTATAATGAGACGTTTCACGAAACAG GTTCGAGATGCTAGACCAGCTGGAGAACTTGCTGCCAGAACATTACTCATTACAGATATACCAAAACACCAATGTAACGTGGAAGCTCTTACTCAATATTTCAG AGAAGCATTTCCGACACTCACAGTTGAGGATGTAACTCTGGCACACGATATCAAGCGGTTGACGGAATTAGACCTTCAAAGAGATTGTGCAGAGCAAGCAAGGTTGTACTGTGAAAATTATGCGAAGCAGCGGCCACCTTTAAAAATGTATCCATATCCTTGCGGAGAAGTTCTTGGATGCTGTTGCCACACG GTGGATGCTCAAGACTTTTATGCATTGGAAGAATTCAAGCTGACTGCATTGGTAGATGAGGAAAGAAAAGCAGCTTTAGCTAGGCCACTAGGAATGGCATTTGTTACATTAG gtACACCAGGTGCAGCTAGAAGTATGAAAAGACAATTGAGAGTATCTCCCACTATAAAATGGTCAGTTAATTATGCTCCAGCACCATCAGACATATTTTGGGAAAATTTAAGCATAGCTAGACCTTGCTGGTACCTCAATGccattttaatcaatttgaTACTTGGTGCAATCTTGTTCTTCCTTACCACACCCGCA GTCATAGTATCAGCTTTGAATAAAATACCAATTACAGGAGAAATAAGTAATCTGAGTCCCATAGTTTCCTCCTTCTTGCCAACAGTGATGTTAGTAAGCGTAGCTGCTGTGATGCCAGCGTTGGTAGGCAAAAGTGAAGCGTTGGTAAAACATTGGACTAGAAGTGGTTTAAATCGAGCAGTTATGCGAAAAACTTTACTCCTGCTACTACTGATGGTCCTCATACTGCCAAGTCTGGGATTGACCAGTGCACAAGCACTTTTAAGTTGGACAGTTAATGCTGGTAATGGCACATCAAATAGGTGGGAGTGTGTATTTTTACCAGATCAG GGTGCTCTATTTGTGAACTACGTAGTGACTGCCGCGCTTGTGGGGTGTGGGTTGGAATTAGTGAGGTTTCCTGAACTAGCTCTGTACACATTCAGATTATGCATAGCCAGAAGTCGAGCTGAACGTGTTGCAGTCAGGAGAGCAGTATTATGGGAATTTCCACTTGGAGCCCACTATGCATGGCTATTACTTGTCTTTACCATGACTACGGTCTACAGTGTAGCCTGTCCGTTGATAACACCGTTTGGATTGTTGTACTTATGTGTCAAACACCTG gtTGACAGACATAATCTGTCCTTTGCTTACGGACCTAGTGTAGGTGGTGGCAGACTTGCTGGAGCAGCTGCCTCAGCAGCAGGTGCTGCTCCTATTTTAGCTCAAACAACTCTTCTAGCGCTAGGTTTAGTGCGTAGAGGTTCTTCTCCACTTGCTGCAGTGCAGCTTATTGGACTAGTCATCAGTATTTTGGGCCTTGTTACTGGCGCATCATTACCCACGTCAAAATCAAAA ATGCAAACCCCAAGAGGGGATCTGGGTACAGCACAAAGTTTTATACCACCGGTATTGAGAGTAAAACCTATATCGAATAGTCCTGTGGAAACTGGTGTCCAAAATTCGACTGCTACTCTATCATCAGAAATCGTTGACGATCTTTCCAATGTTCCCGTTGACCCCAACATGGTGGTAATGCAAGAAAGTCCAAGGCTGTATCAAGATTATGGACGGGAACCAAGGgtttaa
- the LOC124298888 gene encoding calcium permeable stress-gated cation channel 1 isoform X2, with the protein MDDYNDTWLGWDSPSPDTCIPIPRHNATIITDVYSGIPENLLLNTIGFMILVLIFGLLRKRAWNYGRLALLQKSDNRWTELFYGDNDGREIDVVSVEASVNSQLSHVDRGFLSWIVTAFRITDEELLRRAGPDGLLYVSFERYLIMLTALMTAAALCIALPINFHGNFLSNGTRFGHTTLSNIDPNSDWVWVHSLLILSYLPIGCIIMRRFTKQVRDARPAGELAARTLLITDIPKHQCNVEALTQYFREAFPTLTVEDVTLAHDIKRLTELDLQRDCAEQARLYCENYAKQRPPLKMYPYPCGEVLGCCCHTVDAQDFYALEEFKLTALVDEERKAALARPLGMAFVTLGTPGAARSMKRQLRVSPTIKWSVNYAPAPSDIFWENLSIARPCWYLNAILINLILGAILFFLTTPAVIVSALNKIPITGEISNLSPIVSSFLPTVMLVSVAAVMPALVGKSEALVKHWTRSGLNRAVMRKTLLLLLLMVLILPSLGLTSAQALLSWTVNAGNGTSNRWECVFLPDQGALFVNYVVTAALVGCGLELVRFPELALYTFRLCIARSRAERVAVRRAVLWEFPLGAHYAWLLLVFTMTTVYSVACPLITPFGLLYLCVKHLVDRHNLSFAYGPSVGGGRLAGAAASAAGAAPILAQTTLLALGLVRRGSSPLAAVQLIGLVISILGLVTGASLPTSKSKDIHLIRCKPQEGIWVQHKVLYHRY; encoded by the exons ATGGATGATTATAATGATAC CTGGCTTGGATGGGATTCTCCATCTCCAGATACCTGCATTCCTATCCCAAGGCACAATGCAACCATTATTACAGACGTGTACTCCGGAATCccagaaaatttattgttgaatACTATTGGTTTCATG ATATTAGTACTGATATTTGGATTACTACGGAAAAGAGCATGGAATTATGGGAGACTGGCTTTATTACAAAAGTCCGATAATAGATGGACAGAGTTATTTTATGGGGATAATGATGGTAGAGAAATCGATGTTGTGAGTGTCGAGGCTTCAGTCAATTCTCAACTATCTCACGTTGACAGGGGATTCCTATCATGGATCGTCACTGCATTTAGAATAAC AGATGAGGAGTTACTGAGACGCGCAGGCCCAGATGGCTTGCTCTACGTTTCATTTGAGCGTTATTTAATAATGTTGACAGCATTGATGACAGCTGCTGCTCTTTGCATTGCTTTACCTATTAATTTTCATGGGAATTTTTTGAGCAATGGGACGAGGTTTGGTCACACGACTTTGTCGAATATTGATCCTAATTCTGACTGGGTCTGGGTCCATAGTCTCCTAATTTTGTCTTATCTTCCAATCGGATGCATTATAATGAGACGTTTCACGAAACAG GTTCGAGATGCTAGACCAGCTGGAGAACTTGCTGCCAGAACATTACTCATTACAGATATACCAAAACACCAATGTAACGTGGAAGCTCTTACTCAATATTTCAG AGAAGCATTTCCGACACTCACAGTTGAGGATGTAACTCTGGCACACGATATCAAGCGGTTGACGGAATTAGACCTTCAAAGAGATTGTGCAGAGCAAGCAAGGTTGTACTGTGAAAATTATGCGAAGCAGCGGCCACCTTTAAAAATGTATCCATATCCTTGCGGAGAAGTTCTTGGATGCTGTTGCCACACG GTGGATGCTCAAGACTTTTATGCATTGGAAGAATTCAAGCTGACTGCATTGGTAGATGAGGAAAGAAAAGCAGCTTTAGCTAGGCCACTAGGAATGGCATTTGTTACATTAG gtACACCAGGTGCAGCTAGAAGTATGAAAAGACAATTGAGAGTATCTCCCACTATAAAATGGTCAGTTAATTATGCTCCAGCACCATCAGACATATTTTGGGAAAATTTAAGCATAGCTAGACCTTGCTGGTACCTCAATGccattttaatcaatttgaTACTTGGTGCAATCTTGTTCTTCCTTACCACACCCGCA GTCATAGTATCAGCTTTGAATAAAATACCAATTACAGGAGAAATAAGTAATCTGAGTCCCATAGTTTCCTCCTTCTTGCCAACAGTGATGTTAGTAAGCGTAGCTGCTGTGATGCCAGCGTTGGTAGGCAAAAGTGAAGCGTTGGTAAAACATTGGACTAGAAGTGGTTTAAATCGAGCAGTTATGCGAAAAACTTTACTCCTGCTACTACTGATGGTCCTCATACTGCCAAGTCTGGGATTGACCAGTGCACAAGCACTTTTAAGTTGGACAGTTAATGCTGGTAATGGCACATCAAATAGGTGGGAGTGTGTATTTTTACCAGATCAG GGTGCTCTATTTGTGAACTACGTAGTGACTGCCGCGCTTGTGGGGTGTGGGTTGGAATTAGTGAGGTTTCCTGAACTAGCTCTGTACACATTCAGATTATGCATAGCCAGAAGTCGAGCTGAACGTGTTGCAGTCAGGAGAGCAGTATTATGGGAATTTCCACTTGGAGCCCACTATGCATGGCTATTACTTGTCTTTACCATGACTACGGTCTACAGTGTAGCCTGTCCGTTGATAACACCGTTTGGATTGTTGTACTTATGTGTCAAACACCTG gtTGACAGACATAATCTGTCCTTTGCTTACGGACCTAGTGTAGGTGGTGGCAGACTTGCTGGAGCAGCTGCCTCAGCAGCAGGTGCTGCTCCTATTTTAGCTCAAACAACTCTTCTAGCGCTAGGTTTAGTGCGTAGAGGTTCTTCTCCACTTGCTGCAGTGCAGCTTATTGGACTAGTCATCAGTATTTTGGGCCTTGTTACTGGCGCATCATTACCCACGTCAAAATCAAAA GATATTCACCTTATTAGATGCAAACCCCAAGAGGGGATCTGGGTACAGCACAAAGTTTTATACCACCGGTATTGA
- the LOC124298887 gene encoding histone-lysine N-methyltransferase NSD2, which translates to MSAFNAEGPKEASTNTTKNFGSTVTGSRANDSTKIQDSSDTVNGLKDSKSVSYSPNTSRYGRTIKSKLHGSMPSSDYNLLSNKQELSSQSINGNGGGISKKIFQDQVKSVSNPSQGESFDSTLNLSRDSSNLSTDMECNWLLGQLAWARIGTFPFWPCVVTLEPVTMIYHKVLRTGRAQQLGIHVQYFGDKGRHNWVKSHYMIPFSGIKNFETLAESLTPEVKKKDPKYAAAFIVKSGMKPKWDKAVSEATDVLSMTNEQRAEVFKPPIKLLRPVTTEVPKTNTKEKIVVRKRKLSPDDKTSPKRMKAENAESEVDTDEKLEKPKSRKQRREHNENKADVNLSANTPPTPPSSHKDSSDEAPLPKKPKTKKLKKIVEGDFEIYFERNRDRIQEEQPDASESEIRRYLKKTWGSMNIVSKSSYQVRLKQNNSSQVKGRRLIKESFSSSDDETEEVNVSLEEEQIFTINKKLKSSVEKPDPGTTENANGKKKRLHNLFKGMKQERVCQICEKSGKLTRCRGPCYSYFHLSCVKPGESSPENSIDGNTTEDELFDNSRDAKEISGEEDENNQEEVETNDKTEEKSDDPVEQSEEEAFKCIDCLSGVAPACFICNEREGDRIRCTVFACGKHYHSACLKPWPQSHWQGGRLYCPYHVCHTCSSDNPRDSNHLRSPNEKLVRCVRCPSSYHPSITCLPAGSGILTGSQIICPKHYKAPHPPLNAAWCFLCTQGGSLICCDTCPTSFHPECLGIDAPDGAFICEDCETGRLPLYGEVTWVKLGNYRWWPSIICYPHEIPHNVLTIPHTPGEFCVMFLGTKNYYWVHRGRAFLYQDGDANTKTSTGKKYVDEAYRKALEEAQEMHLRLKIERAAAVKENGPKDLKPPHYVKLKVNKPVGNVKPVEVESIAACDCDADWDNPCAPETDCLNRILSVECSSGMCPAGPKCGNQAFVRRQYPSMIPFHTAGRGWGLKALETIKSGQFVVEYVGEVIDEAEYKRRLQRKKELKDENFYFLTIDNFRMIDAEPKGNLSRFMNHSCQPNCETQKWTVNGDTRIGLFALRDIEIGEELTFNYNLACDGETRKPCLCGSPNCSGFIGLKAPKLMQQLNTAQEKKISKQKRSGKVKSCWTCGNKISDDDLLQCDQKTCGKRYHKTCVTFEDTDSRFSCPWHHCAACSRRTSAHCSFCSTAFCQIHIEGKLTEYGDKGGFTCNSHGTIGSDNNESDNDTETEKAESPIEFSSPLISGNPPTRDPSPRVSIIEVHGSSEEGEESQKEDEDEQAGNGIQPVSEVDKKKISKKKTPLSRRFSVRKQRQEEAAKTLSALTSSQLEAIIGGSVLNGEKNY; encoded by the exons ATGAGTGCTTTCAATGCAGAGGGGCCAAAAGAGGCTTCCACGAATACTACCAAAAACTTCGGATCTACTGTAACGGGAAGCAGAGCCAATGATTCAACCAAAATCCAGGATTCATCGGATACTGTTAATGGCTTAAAAGATTCTAAATCTGTCAGTTATTCACCTAACACGAGCCGATATGGTAGAACAATTAAGTCAAAGCTGCATGGCAGCATGCCTTCG aGTGACTATAACTTGCTCTCTAACAAGCAAGAACTCTCTAGCCAAAGCATAAATGGAAACGGTGGCGGCatcagtaaaaaaatttttcaggacCAAGTTAAATCCGTTTCAAATCCTTCTCAAGGAGAGAGTTTTGATAGTACTTTAAATTTATCAAGAGATTCAAGTAACCTGAGTACTGATATGGAGTGTAATTGGCTTTTAGGACAGTTAGCCTGGGCACGGATTGGCACTTTTCCGTTTTGGCCTTGCGTTGTTACTCTAGAACCAGTAACAATGATATATCACAAAGTGTTGC GAACGGGCAGGGCACAGCAACTGGGCATACATGTCCAGTATTTTGGTGATAAAGGACGGCATAATTGGGTGAAATCCCATTATATGATCCCTTTTAGtggtattaaaaatttcgaaacccTAGCTGAGTCATTGACCCcagaagttaaaaaaaaagaccctAAATATGCAGCAGCATTCATTGTTAAGTCTGGTATGAAACCTAAATGGGACAAAGCAGTCTCAGAGGCTACAGATGTCTTGTCGATGACTAATGAACAACGAGCTGAAGTATTTAAACCGCCAATAAAGTTACTCAGACCTGTGACAACAGAGGTACCAAAAACGAATACTAAAGAGAAAATAGTAGTTCGCAAAAGAAAACTTTCGCCTGATGATAAAACTTCACCAAAACGAATGAAGGCAGAAAAC GCTGAATCAGAAGTAGATACTGATGAGAAGCTAGAAAAACCAAAATCACGTAAACAGAGACGTGAACATAATGAAAATAAGGCGGATGTGAATCTAAGTGCAAATACACCACCGACGCCACCCTCTAGTCACAAAGATTCAAGCGACGAAGCACCACTTCCTAAGAAACCAAAAactaagaaattgaaaaaaatagtggaaggtgattttgaaatttattttgagaGAAACAGAGACAGAATACAGGAAGAACAGCCTGATGCTTCAGAATCGGAAATTCgaagatatttgaaaaagacTTGGGGCAGCATGAACATTGTTTCCAAAAGTTCATATCAGGTGCGATTGAAGCAAAATAACAGTTCGCAGGTAAAGGGCAGACGCCTTATAAAGGAAAGTTTCTCCTCATCTGATGATGAAACAGAAGAGGTAAACGTGTCATTAGAAGAGGAGCAGATCTtcacaataaacaaaaaactgaAGTCAAGTGTAGAAAAACCTGATCCTGGTACGACTGAAAATGcgaatggaaaaaagaaacgacttcataatttatttaaaggTATGAAGCAAGAACGAGTGTGCCAAATATGTGAAAAGTCTGGCAAGCTTACGAGATGTAGAGGACCTTGTTATTCGTATTTTCATTTGTCATGTGTCAAACCCGGTGAATCCAGCCCTGAAAATAGTATAGATGGTAATACTACTGAGGATGAGTTGTTTGATAATTCTAGAGATGCCAAGGAAATATCAGGAGAAGAGGATGAGAATAATCAGGAAGAAGTTGAAACCAATGACAAAACAGAAG aaaaaagcGATGACCCGGTTGAACAGTCTGAAGAAGAAGCATTCAAGTGCATAGACTGTTTATCTGGCGTTGCACCAGCCTGTTTTATATGCAATGAACGAGAAGGTGATAGAATTAGGTGTACAGTTTTTGCTTGTGGAAAACATTATCATTCAGCGTGCTTGAAACCGTGGCCACAg TCGCACTGGCAAGGTGGACGATTATATTGTCCATATCACGTATGCCACACTTGTAGCTCAGACAATCCTCGAGATAGTAATCATTTGAGGTCACCGAACGAAAAGCTGGTTCGATGTGTGCGATGTCCATCATCTTACCATCCATCAATAACCTGCCTTCCAGCTGGTTCAGGTATATTAACTGGTAGTCAAATCATTTGTCCAAAACACTACAAAGCTCCTCATCCTCCGTTGAATGCTGCGTGGTGTTTTCTGTGCACGCAAGGTGGTAGTCTGATATGCTGCGACACTTGTCCAACTTCTTTCCATCCAGAATGTCTag GAATAGATGCACCAGATGGTGCCTTCATTTGTGAAGACTGTGAAACTGGGCGTTTACCTCTATATGGTGAGGTAACGTGGGTAAAGTTGGGTAACTATAGATGGTGGCCTTCAATCATCTGTTATCCCCATGAAATACCTCATAATGTGCTCACTATTCCTCACACACCGGGTGAATTTTGCGTTATGTTTCTCGGAACTAAGAACTACTACTGGGTTCACAG AGGAAGAGCATTTCTTTACCAAGATGGGGATGCGAATACCAAAACTTCGACAGGTAAAAAATACGTTGATGAAGCATATAGAAAGGCATTGGAAGAAGCTCAAGAAATGCATCTTCgattaaaaatagaaagagCTGCTGCTGTTAAGGAAAATGGTCCGAAAGACTTAAAGCCTCCACATTATGTGAAACTCAAG GTGAACAAGCCCGTGGGAAACGTTAAGCCTGTCGAAGTTGAGAGTATTGCTGCTTGTGACTGTGATGCAGACTGGGATAATCCCTGTGCCCCAGAAACAGATTGTTTGAATCGCATCCTCTCCGTTGAATGTAGTTCAGGGATGTGTCCAGCAGGGCCCAAGTGTGGAAATCAAGCGTTTGTTAGGCGGCAGTATCCCTCAATGATACCTTTCCATACTGCTGGAAGAGGATGGGGACTTAAAGCtcttgaaacaataaaatctGGCCAGTTTGTAGTAGAATATGTAGGCGAAGTCATTGACGAAGCTGAGTACAAACGTAGGTTACAGCgcaaaaaagaattaaaagatgaaaatttctattttctaacCATAGATAACTTCCGAATGATTGATGCTGAACCTAAGGGTAACCTTAGTCGGTTCATGA ATCACTCCTGCCAGCCAAATTGCGAAACGCAAAAGTGGACCGTGAATGGTGACACGCGAATAGGACTCTTCGCACTCAGAGACATAGAAATTGGGGAAGAATTGACTTTTAACTACAACTTGGCTTGTGATGGAGAAACTCGGAAGCCATGCCTTTGTGGTTCACCGAATTGTAGTGGGTTTATTGGGCTTAAGGCTCCAAAATTGATGCAGCAACTGAACACtgcgcaagaaaaaaaaatttcaaaacaaaagcg ATCTGGTAAAGTAAAGTCATGCTGGACATGTGGGAATAAAATATCAGATGACGATTTACTTCAATGTGATCAGAAAACTTGTGGTAAGAGGTATCATAAAACATGTGTTACTTTCGAAGACACGGATTCAAGATTTAGTTGCCCTTGGCATCATTGTGCTGCATGCAGTCGTAGAACTTCAGCTCATTGCTCATTTTGTAGCACAGCATTTTGTCAAA TTCACATCGAAGGAAAATTAACAGAATACGGTGATAAAGGAGGGTTCACTTGTAACTCCCATGGAACAATAGGTTCTGATAATAATGAATCTGATAATGATACTGAAACTGAAAAAGCGGAATCTCCAATTGAATTCAGTAGTCCACTTATATCTGGAAACCCACCAACTAGAGATCCTTCTCCAAGAGTTTCTATCATTGAG GTACACGGAAGTAGCGAGGAGGGAGAGGAATCCCAGAAAGAGGACGAAGATGAACAAGCTGGAAATGGAATTCAACCAGTTAGTgaagtagataaaaaaaagatatcgaaaaaaaagacgCCATTATCCCGGCGATTCTCTGTAAGAAAGCAGCGGCAAGAAGAAGCAGCAAAAACTCTGAGCGCTTTGACCTCTAGTCAATTAGAAGCGATAATCGGAGGTAGCGTTTTAAatggcgaaaaaaattattga
- the LOC124298890 gene encoding 40S ribosomal protein S18 produces the protein MSLVIPEKFQHILRVMGTNIDGNIKVMFAMTAIKGVGRRYANIVLKKADVDLDKRAGECSEEEVEKIITIMSNPRQYKIPDWFLNRQKDIVDGKYSQLTSSNLDSKLREDLERMKKIRAHRGLRHYWGLRVRGQHTKTTGRRGRTVGVSKKK, from the exons ATG TCGCTCGTTATACCGGAAAAGTTTCAGCACATTCTTCGTGTTATGGGCACGAACATCGACGGTAACATAAAGGTTATGTTCGCCATGACTGCCATCAAAGGTGTTGGACGGCGCTACGCGAATATCGTTCTCAAGAAGGCCGACGTAGACTTGGACAAACGTGCCGGGGAATGCTCTGAAGAAGAG GTAGAGAAGATCATCACGATCATGTCTAATCCAAGGCAATACAAAATTCCCGACTGGTTCCTTAACAGACAAAAAGACATTGTCGACGGCAAGTACTCCCAG TTAACCAGTTCAAATTTGGACTCGAAATTGCGTGAGGATTTGGAACGTATGAAGAAAATTCGTGCTCACCGGGGTTTGAGACACTACTGGGGTCTCCGTGTCCGAGGTCAGCACACCAAGACTACTGGTCGTCGTGGACGCACTGTCGGTGTATCTAAGAAGAAGTAA